In the Kitasatospora terrestris genome, one interval contains:
- a CDS encoding SUKH-3 domain-containing protein, which translates to MNASTLRTQPRFPADVAAALKQAGWHPGRWEIRQAERWADALVAHGGALDPQHAVFPAAIEAWAEFGGLSFDVPGPGRTLARTPFLLDPLAGLHQPRTLADLGRALGTKLAPLGEELYGQALLAVDEHGRVFSLDHTGEWFLGRSIDQALATLILGLAPHRLTTGA; encoded by the coding sequence CTGAACGCGAGCACCCTGCGCACCCAGCCCCGTTTCCCCGCCGACGTCGCCGCCGCCCTCAAGCAGGCCGGCTGGCACCCCGGCCGGTGGGAGATCCGGCAGGCCGAACGGTGGGCCGACGCGCTGGTCGCCCACGGCGGGGCGCTGGACCCGCAGCACGCGGTCTTCCCGGCCGCGATCGAGGCGTGGGCCGAGTTCGGCGGCCTCTCCTTCGACGTGCCCGGGCCTGGCCGCACCCTGGCGCGGACGCCGTTCCTGCTGGATCCGCTGGCCGGCCTGCACCAGCCGCGCACCCTGGCCGACCTGGGCCGGGCGCTGGGCACCAAGCTGGCGCCGCTCGGCGAGGAGCTGTACGGGCAGGCGCTGCTGGCGGTGGACGAGCACGGCCGGGTGTTCAGCCTGGACCACACCGGCGAGTGGTTCCTGGGCCGCTCGATCGACCAGGCGCTGGCCACCCTGATCCTGGGCCTCGCGCCGCACCGCCTGACCACCGGGGCCTGA
- a CDS encoding YwqJ-related putative deaminase gives MDQPDARPPALRHHRDSLLPAVAAALSLRGGEVHTLAGEKSELAPALHPLVAEFLAGLPVEQRERFMGRCPEAALLSQYLVSVDAGRSKRAARKPLTVQEARKSLKGARLTTVRIREEGDPAHGTHAPPCRSCAPLLEHLNVASVAVGPAAG, from the coding sequence ATGGACCAGCCGGACGCACGACCACCGGCACTGCGCCACCACCGGGACAGCCTGCTGCCCGCGGTAGCGGCCGCGCTGTCGCTGCGCGGCGGCGAGGTGCACACCCTCGCGGGTGAGAAGTCGGAGCTGGCGCCGGCCCTGCACCCGCTGGTGGCGGAGTTCCTGGCAGGTCTTCCGGTGGAGCAGCGGGAGCGCTTCATGGGCCGCTGCCCGGAGGCGGCGCTGCTCTCCCAGTACCTGGTCTCGGTGGACGCGGGCCGTTCCAAGCGGGCGGCGCGCAAGCCGCTGACCGTGCAGGAGGCCCGGAAGTCGCTGAAGGGCGCCCGGCTGACCACGGTGCGGATCCGTGAGGAGGGCGACCCGGCGCACGGTACGCACGCGCCGCCGTGCCGCTCCTGCGCTCCCCTGCTGGAGCACCTGAACGTGGCGAGCGTCGCCGTCGGCCCGGCCGCCGGCTGA